The Daucus carota subsp. sativus chromosome 9, DH1 v3.0, whole genome shotgun sequence genome window below encodes:
- the LOC108200332 gene encoding probable protein disulfide-isomerase A6, with protein MYASSLAFGTLAAIICVLSCLHTASADVVVLTQDNFHDQVGADRAALVEFYAPWCGHCKKLAPEYEKLAASFKKAKSVLIGKVDCDEHKGVCGKYGVSGYPTIKWFPKGSLEPKKYEGPRTAEALAEFVNSEGGTNVKITSVPSSVVILSSDNFDDVVMDTTKNVLVEFYAPWCGHCKNLAPIYEKVAAAFHMEDDVVIANLDADKYKNIGEKYGVSGFPTLKFFPKGNKAGEDYHGGRDLNDFVSFINEKCATSRDANGQLTSEAGIVSSLDSIVKEFVSADKDEKKAVYARLEEEVGKLDGSSARYGQIYLKSAKSCMDKGSDYPKNEIERLERLLSKTITAAKADQFTLKKNILSAFS; from the exons ATGTATGCTTCATCATTAGCATTCGGAACCCTAGCTGCTATAATCTGTGTGTTATCATGTTTACACACGGCTTCTGCTGATGTTGTTGTTTTGACTCAAGATAATTTTCACGACCAGGTCGGTGCTGATCGTGCCGCTCTCGTTGAGTTCTACGCTCCTTG GTGTGGGCACTGTAAAAAGCTTGCCCCGGAGTATGAAAAGCTTGCTGCAAGTTTCAAGAAGGCAAAATCTGTCTTGATTGGAAAG GTTGATTGTGATGAACATAAAGGAGTTTGTGGCAAGTATGGAGTTTCTGGGTACCCCACAATTAAATGGTTTCCAAAGGGATCTCTAGAACCCAAAAA GTATGAAGGACCAAGAACTGCTGAAGCCCTTGCCGAGTTTGTGAATAGCGAGGGAG GGACCAATGTTAAAATAACTTCAGTTCCCTCGAGTGTAGTAATACTGAGTTCAGATAACTTTGATGACGTTGTTATGGATACAACAAAGAATGTCCTGGTTGAGTTCTACGCACCATG GTGTGGTCATTGCAAAAACCTTGCTCCT ATTTATGAAAAAGTTGCAGCAGCCTTTCACATGGAGGATGATGTAGTTATTGCTAATCTTGATGCTGACAAGTATAAAAATATCGGAGAGAA GTATGGTGTAAGTGGTTTTCCAACTCTGAAATTCTTTCCTAAAGGCAACAAAGCTGGTGAAGATTATCATGGCGGGAGAGATTTGAATGACTTCGTGTCTTTCATCAACGAGAAGTGTGCTACTAGTCGTGATGCAAATGGACAACTCACCTCTGAG GCTGGTATTGTTTCAAGTTTGGACAGCATTGTAAAGGAATTTGTATCTGCTGACAAGGATGAAAAGAAAGCAGTTTATGCCCGTCTGGAGGAAGAAGTTGGGAAACTTGATGGTTCTTCTGCAAG ATATGGCCAGATCTACCTAAAATCTGCTAAGAGCTGTATGGATAAAGGTTCTGACTATCCTAAGAATGAAATAGAACGACTGGAACGTCTTCTTTCAAAG ACAATAACTGCAGCTAAAGCTGATCAATTTACACTTAAGAAGAACATCCTATCAGCCTTTTCTTAA